The nucleotide sequence CGCGGAACGGCCCCTAGGGTGGATCGCACCATGACCGAGCCCGAGCGAATCGTCGTCCAGCAGTCCTTCCCGGATCCGCGGCCCACCACCAACCCCTACATCGTGATGCTGCGCGACGCGCTCACGTCGACGCCGGGTCTCGAGGTGCGCACGTTCTCGTGGCGGCGCGCGCTGCTCGGCCGGTACGACGTGTTCCACGCGCACTGGCCCGAGATCCTCGTCTCAGGGCAGAGCCGGATGAAGGCGCTCGTCCGCCAGGCGCTCACCGTCGTGCTCATCCTCAAGCTCCGCGTGACGCGGACGCCGATCGTGCGGACGGTCCACAACCTGCACCTGCCGGACGGAATCTCCCGGCGCGAGCGCGCCATCCTCCGCTGGTTCGACCGGCGGACGACGCTGCGCATCCGGCTCAATCCCACCACACCGTTCCCGGACGGCACGGCCTACGAGACGATCCTGCACGGCGACTACCGGGAGTGGTTCGGCCGCTATCCGCGTCCGGCGCGCGAGCACGGTCGGCTGGGCTACTTCGGGCTCATCCGCCGCTACAAGGGGGTCGAGCAGCTGCTGGAGGTCTTCGCCCGGGTCACTGGAGACGACCTGCGGCTGACCGTCGCGGGCAAGCCGTCCACCGAGGAGCTCGCCGAGACGATCCGCGCGCTCGCCGACCGCGACGAGCGTGTCCGGGTGCAACTGAGCTTCCTGCAGGACTCCGAGCTGGCGGACCTGGTCGGACGCAGCGAGCTGATCGTGCTGCCCTATCGCGACATGCACAACTCGGGAGGGGTGCTCACCGCGCTGTCACTCGATCGTCCGGTGCTCGTGCCCGACAACGAGACGACGGCGGCGCTCGCCGAGGAGGTCGGACCCGCGTGGGTGAGCCGGTACGCCGAGCTCACGCCGGAGGTGATCCGCGACGCCGCCGAGCACGCCCGCGGCGTCGAGGGCCGGCCCGACCTGAGCGCGCGTTCGTGGGCGGACGCGGGGCCGCAGCACGCGACCGCGTACCTCCGGGCGATCGACCTCGTGCGCGGCGGCCGGAGTCGGCGCCGCAGCCGGGAGCAGACGGTCAGCTCCTGAACCGAGCCTCTCGCACCAGGCGGCCGTTCGCGGCCGCTGCGCCGAGCGAGGTGAGTCGCAGTCCGCGCGCCGCGTAGCCGGCCACGACCTCGGGGAGCAGCGTGGCGTGGTCGACCGTGGGGGCGGGCCCGTCGTCGACGCCGTCGACCGCATCCGCGTGCCCGTCGTGGCCGAGGATGATGGCGCCGCGTTCTGCAGACAGGGCCAGACGGAGCCGCTCGTCGTGCGGGGCGTCGCGCCAGTCCGCCAGCGTCGGTCCCCAGAGCACCGGCTCCATGCCCGCGGCCTTCACGGCACGCCAGGAGCGCAGACTCTGCGCGCCGTACGGCGGCCGGAACCAGTGGATCGGGCGCCCGGCGAGGTCCTCCAGCTCGGCGCGCGCGTCGCGCATCCGTCCGGCCAGTGCGTCGGGCGGCAGCGTGGTGAGGCGGCGGTGGTCGGGGCCGTGCAGGGCGAGCTCGTGGCCGCCGCCGAGGATGTCGTCGAGCAGGCCCGGATCGCGACGGGTGCGGCTCAGCAGCACGAAGAAGGTCGCCGTGGCCCCCGCGTCGGCGAGGGCGGACAGCACCGTGGAGGTGCGGAACGACGGGCCGTCGTCGAACGTCGCGACGACCACCGGCTCCTCGGTGCGGACGCGCATGACGGACCCCACCGGAGCGCCGGCGCGGCGGACGAGGGTGATCGCCCGGTCGCGGACGCTCACAGTGGAGTGCCCTGCGTCGTCCGCGCGTACTCCTGGTAGACGCCGCCGAACGCCGCCCACACCATCCCGGCACCGCGGTAGGCGGCGCGGGATCCGCGCGCCTGGTGGCCGGGGGAGCGGAGGAGCAGGCCGAGTGCCGTCCTGGCCACGCCGAGTACGACACGCGCAGCCCCGCCGACCGCAGCGCGGACCCGCGCGACGGCGCGACCGGTCGCGCCGCTCGCCAGGCGCACGCTGACGACAGCGGTCGAGTTGCCGTGACTCCACGCCCGTCGGAGCACCCAGCGGCGGCTGATCCGCGCCGACGGCACCAGGTCGGTGATCACCGACTCGTTGCACCACACCATCCGGTAGCCGGCGTGGGCGAGCTGACGGCTGAACAGGGTGTCCTCCCCGCCGCTCAGGCCGAGGTCGAGCGCGAACCGCACGCCGCTCTCGCGCACCTGGTCGAGGTCGAGCAGGAGGTTGCCGGCCGCGGCGACGTGGAGCGGCGTGCCCGTCGGCAGGGAGCGCCGCACGAAGAACCGGCCCTCCTCGATCCACCGTCCCGGCGGTCGCTCGAACTCCGCGACGACCCGGCCGGAGACCAGAGCCGGCTCCGAGATGCGCCACACCCGGACGAGCTCGCGCAACCAGCCGGCGTGGGGGTGCTCGTCGTCGTCGATGAAGGCGAGCAGCCGCGACCCTGTGCTCTCGTCGAGGGCGCGGTTGCGCGCGGCCGCGATGCCGGGCTGCGGCTCGACGACGTACCGGACACCGGCCTCCTCGGCCGCCGTGCGTCCGCTCGCACCGGGGTCGTTATCGACCACCAGGACGCCCGTGGTCGTGGTGCCCGCGGCATCCAGATCGTCGGCCTGCGCCTTCAGCAGGGGCAGCAGCACGCGCAGTTCCTCGGGCCGATGGAACGTCGGAACGGCGATCGTCACGGGCAGGCGCTGGTCGGTCATCGAGTTCTGGTCCTCGCATCGGGTGGCGGAGTCACCATGCTCACACAGGTATAGGCTTCACGCCAGCGCCCGGACGGGGGCGGCCGGCAGGAGGGGAGCAGGATGGCGTTCGAGGGGTTGGCCGTGATCGTCGTCGGCTACGGCTCCTCCGGACTGCTCGCCGAGAACCTCGCCCCGCTGACCCGTCGGCTGGAGGGCGCGCGCACGTTCGTCGTCGACAACCGCACCTCCGACGCGGAGCGCGCGGCCATGCGCCGGCTCTCCGCGGCGGAGGGATGGGACCTGCTCGAGCCGGCGGAGAACCTGGGCTTCGGGCTCGGGATGAACGCGGCAGCGGAGCGCGCCATCGCCGCCGGTGCCGCCCACCTGCTGCTCCTGAACCCGGATGCGACGATCGAGCCGGCGGACGTCTCGGCTCTGCTCGGCGCGGCCGGTGACGACCCGCTCGTCCTGCTCGCGCCGCGCGTGCTCCGGCCGGACGGGTCGGTGTGGTTCGACGGCTCCGACCTGCACCTCGGCGACGGGCGGATCACCGCGACCCGCAACCGCGAGCGCCTCGGCGTCCACGACGCCGAGCAGTGGCTGAGCGGCGCGTGCCTGCTGGTGACCGCCGAGCTGTGGACCCGGATCGGCGGGTTCGGCGACGGCTACTTCTTGTATTGGGAGGACGTCGAGCTGTCGTACCGCGCGCGACGCGCGGGAGGCCGCGTGGAGGTCGTGGAGGCTGCGACGGCGGTGCACGCCGAGGGCGGGACGCAGGGCGACGGCCACGCGACGAGCGGCGAGGCGAAGTCCACGACGTACTACTACTTCAACATCCGGAACCGGCTGGTCTTCGCGGCACGCAATCTCGACGGGGCGTCGGTGAAGCGGTGGCGGCGGGCCAGCATCCCGATCGCCTACGAGGTGCTGCTGCAGGGCGGGCGGCGCCAGTTCCTGCGGTCGGCGGCCCCGCTCGCGGCGGCGTTCCGCGGCGTGCGCGACGGTCTGCGGGCCTCCCGGGGTACACGCTCCGGGTGAAAGTCCCCCGAACAGGGGAGCAACAATTGAGGATTTCTCGTCATAGACTGTGAGAGCAACAGAGACCCGACCCTGGTGCACACCGAAGACCGAGATACGCGGATTCTCGCCCGCCCGTCACGGTCGACGCTTCCGTCGTCGGGTTTCTCCGTACCGACCGACGAGAACGAGAGAAGCCGATGCAGAGCAAGGCGAGGCGATCAGGGGAACCGCTCAGCATCGCCATGGTCGGCACACGCGGTGTGCCCGCCCGGTACGGCGGCTTCGAGACCGCCGTCGAGGAGGTCGGCTCCCGGCTGGCGGAGCGCGGTCACCGCGTCGTCGTCTA is from Leifsonia sp. 466MF and encodes:
- a CDS encoding glycosyltransferase; its protein translation is MTEPERIVVQQSFPDPRPTTNPYIVMLRDALTSTPGLEVRTFSWRRALLGRYDVFHAHWPEILVSGQSRMKALVRQALTVVLILKLRVTRTPIVRTVHNLHLPDGISRRERAILRWFDRRTTLRIRLNPTTPFPDGTAYETILHGDYREWFGRYPRPAREHGRLGYFGLIRRYKGVEQLLEVFARVTGDDLRLTVAGKPSTEELAETIRALADRDERVRVQLSFLQDSELADLVGRSELIVLPYRDMHNSGGVLTALSLDRPVLVPDNETTAALAEEVGPAWVSRYAELTPEVIRDAAEHARGVEGRPDLSARSWADAGPQHATAYLRAIDLVRGGRSRRRSREQTVSS
- a CDS encoding polysaccharide deacetylase family protein, encoding MSVRDRAITLVRRAGAPVGSVMRVRTEEPVVVATFDDGPSFRTSTVLSALADAGATATFFVLLSRTRRDPGLLDDILGGGHELALHGPDHRRLTTLPPDALAGRMRDARAELEDLAGRPIHWFRPPYGAQSLRSWRAVKAAGMEPVLWGPTLADWRDAPHDERLRLALSAERGAIILGHDGHADAVDGVDDGPAPTVDHATLLPEVVAGYAARGLRLTSLGAAAANGRLVREARFRS
- a CDS encoding glycosyltransferase family 2 protein, with the protein product MTDQRLPVTIAVPTFHRPEELRVLLPLLKAQADDLDAAGTTTTGVLVVDNDPGASGRTAAEEAGVRYVVEPQPGIAAARNRALDESTGSRLLAFIDDDEHPHAGWLRELVRVWRISEPALVSGRVVAEFERPPGRWIEEGRFFVRRSLPTGTPLHVAAAGNLLLDLDQVRESGVRFALDLGLSGGEDTLFSRQLAHAGYRMVWCNESVITDLVPSARISRRWVLRRAWSHGNSTAVVSVRLASGATGRAVARVRAAVGGAARVVLGVARTALGLLLRSPGHQARGSRAAYRGAGMVWAAFGGVYQEYARTTQGTPL
- a CDS encoding glycosyltransferase, whose amino-acid sequence is MAFEGLAVIVVGYGSSGLLAENLAPLTRRLEGARTFVVDNRTSDAERAAMRRLSAAEGWDLLEPAENLGFGLGMNAAAERAIAAGAAHLLLLNPDATIEPADVSALLGAAGDDPLVLLAPRVLRPDGSVWFDGSDLHLGDGRITATRNRERLGVHDAEQWLSGACLLVTAELWTRIGGFGDGYFLYWEDVELSYRARRAGGRVEVVEAATAVHAEGGTQGDGHATSGEAKSTTYYYFNIRNRLVFAARNLDGASVKRWRRASIPIAYEVLLQGGRRQFLRSAAPLAAAFRGVRDGLRASRGTRSG